A single region of the Zonotrichia albicollis isolate bZonAlb1 chromosome 16, bZonAlb1.hap1, whole genome shotgun sequence genome encodes:
- the LOC102073378 gene encoding ankyrin repeat and fibronectin type-III domain-containing protein 1 isoform X6 — MTQQMRDLQLAQARKPPGPSSPNAAKRLYRNLSGKFRVNYTSFDESSLVGRGEKEKLRKSYLFQSNAALFEAVELQDLDRVQDMLKHYSPEELDLNTPNSEGLLPLDIAIMTNNAPIARALLQAGAKESPHFVSLESRSLHLSTLVREAEQRVNELMAQVVNEAPHADCSEKEKQLKAWEWRFRLYKRMKAGFEHARVPDAPSSVHLSVASSTSLQVTFWEPLSVNSAVVTKYKVEWSCSPTFSPLLGEAVIDKLKDLHFTIQGLVSGTAYHVRVSAYNMKGWGPPQASTPPFAIPSNWREYDGRAPRRRGQAEALDHLLGQVKTVHQHCICHEPCKNQPQSRKHSVSKSLKHLFHPGSKFLKTLKRGLYLTAIFYKDDNILVTHEDQIPVVEIDDTYSCLLMQDFLWLTKVSCMWDEILWLRQCVTVSQSSCSCILQTRFKMLLAISQMQGLLGIQDLGQVFFEPIKDKQGNILIVTLKEVKTNQTFESVRWVPICKLQSGRKSVSSPEEPTALDTLLISLQDKLAYHQRSSHALSPGLYLGYLKLCSAVDQIRVLVPEQLPNILCHVKIRSNPNISREEWEWLQKMAGVEEPVPTEPETDRSQNPLFQELQVAIKELMTLVNIPLQEAKDFRLYSQEVLDFGDQVSFLLLLPPSDDVCTAPGQNNPYTPRSGFLTLPLQIFELVHFFTYSREFITQYCQVSALLELESLLSQQSLREAFSDAELATAKQRHQQVQDYIQQMEEIWREMRWIMDVLQHARYKQPSCGISLSGFLSEAGGPAKEKTRSSLSHLDYLPSPVLSPETSRKLNSDSHGLSDEEGSSEVFLATDSDYDSSRAQSPKELDLVCSTSGPECCSRRGARTLRDSAPDVLQSHELQTAPAGPPPPEEPRPPAKLYDSDFVLPSRQIELLRITEKRQAYCVRTSSLDFPKPHCPAPRKSCPGSVDSSPAESRSAGLGGQLRLRPGSTPSPERRRGRRGSHEWTQDLPEQQPEQPGGLAEQGKKPGSVTLRVCPQYETGLSKDTSVKLHITSQTPASEVVKLVVLEMNGLARDVLGAAAAVCYGEEQLEHFGLVFAASEGERWLPDDFLPLSLHTSQPEGRFLVRIKETSPLVLQYGPATTV; from the exons ATGACCCAGCAGATGCGGGACCTGCAGCTGGCGCAGGCCAGGAAGCCACCAGGCCCTTCCTCACCAAACGCGGCCAAGAGGCTCTACCGAAACCTGTCCGGGAAATTCCGCGTCAACTACACCTCCTTCGACGAGAGCAGCCTGGTGGGACGGGGCGAGAAGGAGAAGCTCCGCAAGTCCTACCTG TTCCAGAGCAATGCTGCGCTCTTTGAGGCCGTGGAACTGCAGGATCTTGACAGAGTGCAGGACATGCTGAAGCACTacagccctgaggagctggacctCAACACCCCCAACAGCGAGGGGCTCCTGCCCCTGGACATCGCCATCATGACCAATAATGCTCCCATTGccagggccctgctgcaggcGGGAGCGAAGGAGAGCCCACACT TCGTGAGCCTGGAGAGCCGCTCACTGCACCTGTCCACGCTGGTGCGGGAGGCGGAGCAGCGCGTCAACGAGCTGATGGCGCAGGTGGTGAACGAGGCGCCCCACGCCGACTGCTCCGAGAAGGAGAAGCAGCTCAAGGCCTGGGAGTGGCGGTTCCGGCTGTACAAGCGCATGAAGGCAGGGTTTGAGCATGCCC gaGTGCCAGATGCCCCCAGCAGTGTCCACCTCTCTGTGGCCAGCAGCACCTCACTGCAGGTGACCTTCTGGGAGCCCCTGAGTGTCAATTCAGCTGTTGTCACCAAGTACAAAG TGGAGTGGAGCTGCTCCCCCACCTTCTCACCACTGCTGGGAGAAGCTGTGATTGACAAGCTGAAGGACCTGCACTTCACCATCCAGGGGCTGGTGTCG GGCACGGCGTACCACGTCCGCGTGTCTGCCTACAACATGAAGGGCTGGGGTCCCCCGCAAGCCTCCACGCCCCCCTTCGCCATCCCCTCCA ACTGGCGTGAGTACGACGGGCGGGCGCCACGGCGGCGGGGCCAGGCTGAGGCCCTGGACCATCTCCTGGGCCAGGTGAAGACCGTCCACCAGCACTGCATCTGCCACG AGCCCTGCAAGAACCAGCCCCAGAGCAGAAAGCATTCAGTCTCCAAGAGCCTCAAGCACCTCTTCCACCCTGGCAGCAAGTTTCTCAAGACACTGAAGCG GGGTCTCTACCTGACAGCCATCTTCTACAAGGATGACAACATCCTGGTGACCCACGAGGACCAGATCCCTGTGGTGGAGATTGATGACACCTACTCCTGCCTGCTCATGCAGGATTTCCTCTGGCTCACCAAG gtgtcGTGCATGTGGGACGAGATCCTGTGGCTGCGGCAGTGTGTCACCGTGTCCcagtcctcctgctcctgcatcctGCAGACGCGCTTCAAGATGCTGTTGGCCATCTCACAGATGCAG gggctgctgggcatCCAGGACCTGGGGCAGGTCTTCTTTGAGCCCATCAAAGACAAGCAGGGCAACATCCTCATCGTCACCCTGAAGGAGGTGAAGACCAACCAGACCTTCGAGAGCGTCCGCTGGGTGCCCATCTGCAAGCTGCAGAGCGGCCGCAAGTCCGTGTCCTCCCCCGAGGAGCCCACGGCCCTGGACACGCTGCTCATCTCCCTGCag GACAAGCTGGCTTATCACCAGCGGAGCAGCCATGCCCTCTCCCCGGGGCTCTACCTGGGCTACTTGAAGCTGTGCAGTGCCGTGGATCAGATCCGAGTGCTggtgccagagcagctccccaaCATCCTGTGCCACGTCAAGATCCGCTCCAACCCCAACATCTCCAG GGAGGAGTGGGAGTGGCTGCAGAAGATGGCCGGCGTGGAGGAGCCTGTTCCCACAGAGCCAGAGACTGACAGGTCCCAGAACCCCTTGTTTCAGGAGCTCCAAGTGGCCATCAAAGAACTGATGACCCTGGTGAACATCCCACTGCAAGAG GCCAAAGACTTCCGTCTGTACAGCCAGGAGGTGCTGGACTTTGGGGATCAGgtctccttcctgctgctgctgcctccatcAGATGATGTCTGCACCGCTCCGGGCCAGAACAACCCCTACACCCCTCGCTCTGGCTTCCTCACGCTGCCGCTGCAGATCTTtgagctgg TCCACTTCTTCACGTACAGCCGGGAGTTCATCACACAGTACTGCCAGGTGTccgccctgctggagctggagtccctcctgtcccagcagAGCCTCAGGGAGGCTTTCTCCGATGCCGAGCTCGCCACTGCAAAGCAGAGGCACCAGCAGGTTCAGGACTACATCCAG CAAATGGAGGAGATCTGGCGAGAGATGCGCTGGATCATGGATGTCCTGCAGCACGCCCGCTACAAGCAGCCCTCCTGTGGGATCTCTCTCAGTGGCTTCCTCAGCGAGGCCGGGGGGCCAGCGAAGGAGAAAACGCGATCCTCCTTGTCCCACCTGGACTACCTTCCGTCCCCAGTGCTCTCACCGGAGACCAGCCGCAAGCTCAACTCCG ACTCGCACGGCCTGTCGGACGAGGAGGGCTCTTCGGAGGTGTTCCTGGCCACCGACAGCGACTACGACTCCAGCCGGGCGCAGAGCCCGAAGGAGCTGGACCTGGTGTGCTCCACCTCAGGGCCCGAGTGCTGCAGCCGGAGGGGGGCCCGCACCCTGCGGGACAGCGCCCCGGACGTCCTGCAGAGCCACGAGCTCCAGACCGCCCCCGCAGGGCCGCCCCCGCCCGAGGAGCCCCGGCCGCCGGCCAAGCTCTACGACAGTGACTTTGTGCTGCCCAGCCGGCAGATCGAGCTGCTGCGCATCACCGAGAAGCGACAGGCCTACTGCGTCCGGACCAGCAGCCTGGACTTCCCCAAGCCGCACTGCCCTGCCCCGAGGAAGTCGTGCCCCGGCTCCGTGGACAGCTCCCCGGCCGAGAGCAGGAGCGCGGGCCTGGGCGGGCAGCTCCGGCTGCGGCCTGGCTCCACACCCAGCCCCgagcgccgccggggccgccggggCTCCCATGAGTGGACTCAGGACTTGccggagcagcagccagagcagcccgGGGGCTTGGCCGAGCAAGGGAAGAAGCCGGGCTCTGTCACCTTGAGGGTGTGCCCTCAGTACGAAACGGGACTCTCCAAAGACACCAGTGTCAAG CTGCACATCACCAGCCAGACGCCTGCCAGCGAGGTGGTGAAGCTGGTGGTGCTGGAGATGAACGGCCTCGCGCGGGACGTGCtgggcgccgccgccgccgtctgCTACGgcgaggagcagctggagcacttCGGGCTGGTGTTCGCTGCCAGCGAGGGCGAGCGGTGGCTCCCTGATGACTTCTTGCCCCTGTCCCTCCACACGAGCCAGCCCGAGGGGCGGTTCCTGGTGCGCATCAAGGAGACGTCCCCGCTGGTGCTCCAGTACGGGCCGGCGACCACCGTATGA